The Rhododendron vialii isolate Sample 1 chromosome 5a, ASM3025357v1 genome contains a region encoding:
- the LOC131326609 gene encoding uncharacterized protein LOC131326609 isoform X3, with protein MGVGWGYGASMLTKYLAEVGDRTPLTGATCIDNPFDLEEAARSSPYHTALDQKLTDGLKDILRSNKELFRGGAKGFDVEKALLAKSVQDFEKTISMVSHGFDAIEDFYANSSTRGVIGNVKIPVLFIQNDDGTVPLFSIPRSLIAENPFTSLLLCSCSPSKVIASGRSAICWYQRLTIEWLAAVELGLLKGRHPLLKDGVTVNPSNGLPRVESRASDKRGRLNKILNASPSNVLDRYGVYPLEKVFGESDTSLIIRSKFGRESQKKCEIEDKGLQRDNNGLLEQTSFCNAELVNEEASPIDNGRGQVLQTAQVVMNMIDVSMPNSLTEEQKKKVLNAVGQGETVMKAFQDAVPEDVREKFTTAASGILRNRGANLKLDSHLNIGPIPTVPSEIQSEMNERAGVSSAGGYEDPHSSDPRTRVDDLEDYSDGQILVDKPAGGVNSERQASDTLHKMTGYGHFQSTTHGGNVSCSIKEDIIEGESNHENGCISRETDAEYYGYNENESAAGGKPYCPGWSVSASGTGNVAVVVDKVDQNGLVESDKKEGDDIQENIEIVTNLSTDPNKMMPSTEAEEGLSHPVSSFEAQPMKREGSMHSVHNQNSYDPATFSVSQALDALTGIDDSTQVAVSSVFGVLEGMITQLEFEKADETKFDKKEVEDGRAGFLSKNRQLVNDYNSMSNEENNNDLSSQSDMENDLPSYDEIDLHNDARSRWEEEGRPISSPDSVLGNSISSSWENSVVCHINEEKGTGEDLLRSKLLAKQPNKVRHLFNSPLYITTNPFSDTLYKEYLPESLLSKTQSKSLDSDTTTTLFLDYIPEEGQWKLLEQPGNNEHVAGDVNEGDRKDIRAHSPSKAATIEVIKPLYVIMDAGQQQEPVQEYGTVDYTYQKCVINNCTSEELMSFVKSTILDALKVEVGRRLSVAKTKEMEPNLAKDLEEIANAVSLAAGHILSWDVKNHNSEKLGTLNGEHIVKAISLAVQETNYVRRLLPLGIVVGLSLAALRKSFNVATVNGSAQSETITLDQISQSAETNCILSETDGDLMFLHEVDLKYNMSRSKDWGKAELGKLNNAKIMVGAVTAAIGASAVTAAIGASALLVHQQDSDEGNETSTVLSKTFGNKGNHQKEPGKLEEDISEKSENGIVTSFADKAMSVAGTMVPMKANGEVDHKRLVAMLAELGQRGGMLKLVGKIALLWGGVRGAISLTGRLILFLNIAERPLLQRVLGFVCMVLILWSPFAVPLLPALVKSWVTHSSSKFAELVCIAGLYASITMLIAIWGRRIRGYDNPFEQYGLDFSSSSKIQNVLKGFVGGVMLVLSIHTVNLLLGCVRLSWPSTVLSYPSDVVNWLKVFAKMLLLVSQGIITATGVALVEELLFRSWLPDEIATDLGYYRGIIFSGLAFSVSQRSPWAIPSLWLLSMALAGAQERSQGSLSIPVGLRSGIMASGFVLQKSGILTYQANYPMWVTSTDPLQPFSGLVGLAFGLLVAIILHPRQPLHQQKNSWPAPE; from the exons ATGGGTGTTGGCTGGGGTTATGGTGCAAGCATGCTAACAAAGTACCTAGCAGAAGTTGGAGATAGGACACCCCTTACAGGTGCCACGTGCATTGACAATCCCTTTGACTTAGAGGAGGCCGCTAGGTCCTCTCCGTATCACACCGCTCTTGATCAGAAGCTAACAGATGGTCTCAAGGATATTCTGCGATCTAACAAG GAACTGTTTCGAGGTGGAGCAAAAGGATTTGACGTGGAAAAGGCTCTACTTGCAAAGTCTGTccaagattttgaaaaaacaatctCTATGGTCTCACATGGGTTTGATGCCATAGAAGATTTTTACGCAAATTCTAGCACTAGAGGTGTCATTGGAAATGTGAAGATACCCGTTCTCTTTATACAG AATGATGATGGAACAGTCCCTTTGTTCTCTATTCCACGCAGTCTAATAGCAGAAAATCCATTTACAAGCCTTCTTTTATGTTCTTGTTCTCCATCTAAGGTTATTGCAAGTGGAAGATCTGCTATTTGTTGGTACCAGCGTCTCACCATTGAG TGGCTTGCAGCGGTGGAACTTGGACTTTTGAAAGGTCGTCATCCTCTTTTGAAAGACGGTGTGACCGTCAATCCTTCAAATGGTTTACCACGTGTGGAAAGCAGAGCATCTGATAAAAGGGGCAgactaaataaaattttgaatgctTCTCCATCAAATGTTCTTGATAGGTATGGTGTATATCCTCTAGAGAAGGTGTTCGGAGAAAGCGATACCTCTTTGATCATTAGGTCAAAATTCGGGCGAGAGTCACAAAAAAAGTGTGAGATTGAAGATAAAGGATTGCAAAGAGATAACAATGGTCTATTAGAGCAGACTAGCTTTTGTAATGCAGAATTAGTCAACGAGGAAGCCAGTCCTATAGATAATGGAAGAGGCCAAGTGCTCCAGACTGCACAAGTAGTTATGAATATGATTGATGTATCCATGCCTAACTCGCTAACTGAAGAacagaagaagaag GTCCTGAATGCTGTGGGCCAAGGGGAGACAGTAATGAAAGCTTTTCAAGATGCTGTGCCGGAGGATGTTCGTGAAAAGTTTACTACTGCTGCTTCTGGAATTTTGCGTAATCGGGGGGCCAATTTGAAACTGGACAGCCACCTAAATATTGGTCCGATACCTACTGTGCCATCAGAAATACAGTCAGAGATGAATGAAAGAGCTGGAGTATCAAGTGCAGGAGGTTATGAAGATCCTCATTCTTCAGATCCAAGGACAAGGGTTGATGACCTGGAAGACTATAGTGATGGTCAAATTTTAGTGGACAAGCCTGCTGGGGGAGTGAACTCAGAGCGTCAGGCTTCAGATACGCTGCACAAAATGACTGGTTATGGTCACTTTCAATCTACAACCCACGGAGGCAATGTTTCCTGTTCAATAAAAGAGGACATTATTGAAGGGGAAAGCAATCATGAAAATGGGTGTATTTCCAGAGAAACAGATGCTGAATATTATGGCTATAATGAAAATGAGTCAGCTGCAGGTGGTAAGCCGTATTGTCCTGGCTGGTCTGTAAGTGCTAGTGGCACTGGCAATGTTGCTGTTGTCGTGGACAAAGTGGACCAGAATGGACTGGTTGAGTCGGacaagaaagagggagatgatATCCAGGAGAACATAGAAATAGTCACAAATCTTTCTACTGATCCAAATAAGATGATGCCATCCACCGAGGCAGAGGAGGGGTTGTCACATCCGGTATCATCTTTTGAGGCCCAACCAATGAAAAGGGAAGGAAGTATGCATTCCGTTCATAATCAAAATAGCTATGATCCCGCGACCTTCAGTGTTTCTCAGGCATTAGATGCCTTAACAGGGATAGATGATTCAACACAAGTAGCTGTTAGTAGTGTCTTCGGTGTACTAGAAGGTATGATTACTCAGTTGGAGTTTGAAAAAGCTGACGAAACTAAGTTTGATAAGAAAGAGGTTGAGGACGGTAGAGCTGGCTTCTTATCTAAGAACCGTCAACTTGTCAATGACTATAACTCAATGAGCAACGAAGAAAACAATAATGACCTGAGCTCACAGTCTGACATGGAAAATGATCTACCTtcatatgatgaaattgatttaCACAACGATGCAAGATCTAGATGGGAAGAGGAGGGGAGACCTATAAGCAGCCCTGATTCAGTTCTGGGGAACAGCATTAGTAGTTCTTGGGAAAACAGTGTGGTTTGCCATATAAATGAAGAAAAAGGAACAGGGGAAGATTTGCTAAGAAGCAAACTTTTGGCTAAGCAGCCAAATAAAGTTCGACATTTATTTAATTCTCCACTGTACATAACTACAAACCCATTCAGTGACACTCTTTACAAGGAATACCTCCCTGAATCTCTTCTGTCAAAGACGCAGTCCAAGTCACTAGACTCAGATACAACTACCACTCTATTCCTTGACTATATTCCAGAAGAAGGTCAGTGGAAGCTTTTAGAACAACCCGGAAATAATGAACATGTGGCTGGTGATGTCAATGAGGGTGACAGAAAAGACATTCGGGCTCATTCACCTTCAAAAGCTGCTACAATCGAAGTAATTAAACCACTATATGTCATAATGGATGCTGGACAACAACAGGAACCTGTTCAAGAATATGGGACAGTAGATTATACTTATCAAAAATGTGTAATTAATAACTGTACATCGGAGGAGTTGATGAGCTTTGTTAAAAGTACTATTTTGGATGCATTGAAGGTCGAAGTCGGTCGAAGGCTAAGTGTAGCTAAAACAAAAGAGATGGAGCCAAATCTTGCCAAAGATTTGGAAGAAATTGCAAATGCTGTGTCTCTGGCTGCAGGACACATACTGAGTTGGGatgttaaaaatcataattcTGAAAAACTTGGTACACTGAATGGAGAGCATATTGTGAAAGCTATTTCCTTAGCCGTTCAGGAAACCAATTATGTGAGAAGATTACTTCCACTTGGTATCGTTGTAGGCTTGAGCTTAGCTGCTTTGAGAAAATCCTTCAATGTAGCAACAGTAAATGGTAGTGCCCAAAGTGAAACCATTACCCTTGATCAAATTTCTCAGTCTGCCGAAACAAATTGCATACTGTCTGAAACAGATGGTGATCTAATGTTTCTTCATGAAGTTGATCTGAAGTACAATATGTCGAGAAGCAAAGATTGGGGAAAGGCTGAATTGGGAAAACTAAACAATGCCAAAATCATGGTTGGTGCTGTTACAGCTGCCATTGGAGCATCTGCCGTTACAGCTGCCATTGGAGCATCTGCTTTACTTGTGCATCAACAG GATTCAGACGAAGGTAATGAAACTTCTACAGTCTTGTCCAAGACCTTTGGCAATAAGGGAAATCATCAAAAGGAGCCTGGTAAGCTTGAGGAGGATATCTCTGAGAAAAGCGAGAATGGCATAGTCACAAGCTTTGCAGACAAAGCCATGTCTGTTGCTGGTACTATGGTACCTATGAAAGCAAATGGAGAAGTAGATCATAAAAG GCTGGTGGCCATGCTGGCAGAATTGGGACAAAGGGGTGGTATGTTGAAGCTGGTTGGTAAAATTGCTTTGCTTTGGGGGGGTGTACGTGGCGCTATTAGTTTGACTGGAAGGCTTATCTTGTTTCTCAATATTGCTGAACGCCCTTTGTTACAGAG GGTACTTGGGTTTGTTTGCATGGTGCTTATTTTATGGTCTCCATTTGCTGTTCCTCTGCTCCCTGCACTTGTGAAAAGTTGGGTGACACACAGCTCCTCCAAATTTGCCGAACTCGTTTGCATTGCCGGCCTGTATGCTTCTATTACAATGCTTATTGCGATTTGGGGAAGAAGAATTCGAGGGTATGATAATCCATTCGAGCAATATGgccttgatttttcttcttcatcgAAG ATTCAAAATGTATTGAAGGGATTCGTTGGAGGAGTTATGCTTGTTTTATCCATACACACTGTGAATCTATTGCTTGGTTGTGTCCGCTTATCATGGCCTTCCACGGTCCTATCATATCCTTCAGATGTTGTGAACTGGCTCAAAGTTTTTGCCAAGATGCTTTTACTTGTCAGTCAAGGAATTATAACAGCAACAGGTGTTGCACTGGTGGAAGAACTGCTATTTAGGTCATGGTTGCCTGATGAAATTGCTACAGATCTTGGATACTACCGCGGAATTATTTTTTCTGGATTGGCCTTTTCTGTAAGTCAGAG GTCTCCATGGGCTATTCCAAGCCTATGGCTTCTGTCCATGGCTCTGGCAGGGGCTCAGGAAAGAAGCCAAGGTAGCCTCTCCATTCCAGTTGGGTTGCGTTCAGGGATAATGGCTTCAGGTTTTGTCCTACAAAAGAGTGGTATCTTGACTTATCAGGCCAATTATCCTATGTGGGTAACCAGTACTGACCCATTACAACCCTTTAGCGGCCTTGTTGGTCTTGCTTTTGGTTTGTTAGTTGCAATAATTCTGCATCCAAGGCAGCCACTCCATCAGCAGAAGAACAGTTGGCCTGCTCCAGAATGA